The following are encoded together in the Thermococcus sp. genome:
- a CDS encoding PEP/pyruvate-binding domain-containing protein, translating to MFVRSLSAGGSIEEIGGKAHRLAILTRYFNVPEGFVVTTKAYKLWKETRSLPEDVIEEIREYFQSPYVLEGRFPVVVRSSATVEDSEKASFAGVFESVTNVNSFDELIKAIERVFRSAQSRRVKEYMKHLGIKRDVKMAVIVQRQISPKLSGVLFTRSPSDPHNALAEFVKGSPEKLVSGESSGERLILPRDPSKVKDPLMRELVEIGLEVEELFGKPQDIEWAYDETLWLLQSRDVTVLAQKHEEAKGLEEWYPLKGVPASPGKAKGRAYFVLDDQPPEEAEKLFPEGGVLVTYVLHAEYYGLFAKASGIVTKVDSVLSHPAIIARELGIPCVVGVDVEAIRDRDEVIVNGSAGVVYVRNPRKVLRKFELWKASYKEDEITRELRDEYVEALEELSPEKLEEVILKAFSLVRRFYSTDQERAFNIYHFINDLMEEETPRILAEKFNVVDVFSRAEKGKRPRSEEERRLFEIYRILKVFINYTDERVNDIPALLFGIQNNSGAKF from the coding sequence ATGTTCGTCCGCTCGCTCTCCGCGGGAGGCTCAATAGAAGAAATCGGCGGGAAAGCCCATCGTCTGGCCATCTTAACCAGATACTTCAACGTTCCGGAAGGTTTTGTGGTTACCACGAAGGCCTACAAGCTCTGGAAAGAAACCAGAAGCCTACCAGAGGACGTTATTGAGGAAATCAGGGAATACTTTCAATCTCCCTACGTCCTTGAAGGCAGGTTTCCCGTAGTTGTGAGAAGCTCTGCCACCGTTGAGGACAGCGAAAAGGCAAGCTTTGCAGGTGTTTTTGAAAGCGTAACCAACGTGAACTCTTTCGATGAGTTAATCAAAGCGATTGAGCGGGTCTTTAGAAGTGCACAGTCAAGGCGCGTGAAGGAGTACATGAAACACCTTGGAATTAAAAGAGATGTAAAGATGGCGGTCATAGTCCAGAGGCAGATAAGCCCAAAACTCTCCGGTGTACTCTTCACGCGCTCTCCAAGCGACCCTCACAACGCTCTCGCGGAGTTCGTCAAAGGCTCCCCTGAGAAACTCGTGAGTGGAGAATCAAGTGGTGAGCGCCTCATTCTCCCACGCGACCCCTCTAAAGTCAAAGACCCTCTAATGAGAGAACTGGTGGAGATTGGTCTTGAAGTTGAGGAACTCTTTGGCAAACCCCAGGACATCGAGTGGGCCTATGACGAAACCCTCTGGCTCCTCCAGTCGAGGGACGTAACGGTTCTGGCACAAAAGCACGAGGAAGCCAAAGGACTGGAGGAATGGTATCCCCTTAAGGGGGTTCCAGCAAGTCCCGGAAAGGCGAAGGGAAGGGCTTACTTTGTCCTCGATGACCAGCCACCCGAGGAAGCTGAAAAGCTATTCCCTGAAGGGGGAGTACTTGTGACGTACGTTCTTCATGCCGAGTATTACGGCCTCTTCGCGAAGGCCTCTGGAATAGTTACGAAAGTGGACAGCGTTCTCTCTCATCCGGCGATAATCGCGAGGGAACTTGGAATTCCCTGTGTCGTTGGAGTTGACGTTGAGGCAATACGGGACAGGGATGAGGTAATCGTTAATGGGAGTGCTGGAGTTGTCTACGTGAGAAACCCGAGGAAAGTCCTGAGAAAGTTTGAGCTCTGGAAAGCCAGCTATAAGGAAGACGAAATTACAAGGGAGCTTAGAGATGAGTACGTGGAGGCTCTTGAAGAGCTCTCGCCGGAGAAGCTAGAGGAGGTAATCCTCAAGGCGTTTTCACTCGTCAGGAGGTTTTATTCCACGGACCAGGAGAGAGCTTTCAACATATACCACTTCATAAACGATCTCATGGAAGAGGAAACGCCTAGGATTCTTGCCGAGAAGTTCAACGTTGTTGACGTGTTTTCAAGGGCCGAGAAAGGGAAAAGACCGCGAAGCGAGGAGGAGAGAAGACTCTTTGAAATCTACCGCATTCTCAAGGTCTTCATCAACTACACTGACGAAAGGGTAAATGATATCCCAGCTCTCTTGTTTGGTATCCAAAATAACTCAGGGGCGAAATTCTGA
- a CDS encoding DUF835 domain-containing protein, translating to MNLLGASQFLSFSLKVTAGILLLTGWKKYRRKSLLFWSFFFLTSSLSIVSEFLNINWGVPIFQAVGVSFLAGGVVTLFDEEALGFPVRALRIVALSLPFLVSAYVVVYSMVSPISRPMYLSYGITGIFYTFAGIFLWGIRKFYPRSGTLLSAVITAHGIHKMDYPFLRPVEWFAPIGFTLGAILNVLEVFAFFDIIFSERFKNLRKTEKPEVIREGVFIVSPEKFKAYANALSNFPVLAFSRKSELPEKWEVHLLTMIDHPGNIRPTQLHKIIERARGYLREAYLENVTGVVIVDGLEYLLMYNDFRSVLKFLATLSDYMAFYRGMLLLILDERSLEKRQVKILKQVLNIGET from the coding sequence ATGAACTTACTGGGAGCTTCTCAGTTTCTTAGTTTCTCCCTAAAAGTAACAGCAGGTATACTTCTGCTCACAGGCTGGAAGAAATACAGAAGAAAATCCCTCCTTTTCTGGTCGTTTTTCTTCTTGACGTCTTCTCTTTCTATAGTTTCAGAATTTCTAAATATCAACTGGGGTGTCCCAATTTTTCAGGCAGTTGGTGTTTCTTTTTTGGCAGGTGGTGTTGTGACGTTATTTGACGAAGAGGCTCTAGGATTTCCCGTACGCGCACTACGAATTGTAGCGTTAAGTCTGCCCTTTCTAGTTTCAGCCTACGTCGTTGTCTATTCAATGGTAAGTCCAATATCTAGGCCTATGTACCTCTCATATGGCATTACTGGAATCTTCTATACTTTTGCAGGTATTTTCTTGTGGGGTATTAGAAAGTTTTATCCAAGGTCAGGAACACTTCTAAGTGCGGTTATAACTGCCCATGGGATACACAAAATGGACTATCCATTTCTTCGACCTGTTGAATGGTTTGCCCCGATAGGATTTACCCTGGGAGCAATCTTAAACGTTCTTGAGGTTTTCGCATTCTTTGATATAATATTCTCGGAAAGATTCAAAAACCTTAGAAAAACAGAGAAACCCGAAGTTATTCGAGAGGGAGTTTTTATTGTATCGCCAGAAAAATTTAAAGCATATGCTAATGCTCTTTCAAATTTCCCAGTTTTAGCGTTTAGTCGAAAAAGTGAGCTTCCTGAGAAATGGGAGGTCCACTTATTAACAATGATAGATCATCCTGGAAACATAAGACCAACACAGCTCCATAAAATAATCGAACGAGCCAGAGGTTATCTCAGAGAGGCATATCTTGAAAACGTCACGGGAGTAGTTATTGTAGATGGGCTTGAGTATCTTCTGATGTATAATGATTTCCGATCAGTTCTAAAGTTTCTAGCAACTTTGTCTGATTACATGGCATTCTACAGAGGTATGCTACTTCTTATCTTAGATGAGAGAAGTCTTGAAAAGAGACAGGTTAAAATCCTAAAACAAGTTCTAAACATTGGTGAGACCTAA